The Thermus filiformis genome contains a region encoding:
- a CDS encoding amidase: MDLLSALQALRTGEKTPLDLLEEALERARAYQDRNALVYLDEEAARAEAEALTEELRRGQARGPLHGIPLTVKDLFPVKGMPTRAGTRAPLPPLPEEAAAVKRLREAGALLFAKANMHEIALGITGEITATGPVLNALDPGRQAGGSSSGSAVAVALGIGLASLGSDTGGSIRIPAAFNGVVGFKPSYGRVSLEGALPLSRSTDHAGPIARSVRDAHLLTEILAGESIPLEAPQNPTFGVPVDFLEGRLGREVRKAFQRLLEDLPRLRAEVREVSLPLSGAYEVYTRLVRYEAARIHEKALKEAPDLFSPPVREALLAGLTLTEKEYRDAVAERETLRLELMKALRGVDALLLPAQPLPAPPLGTEEVELESGRKSHREAFITLTLPFSLLGVPTLALPFARVEGLPVGLQVVGPYAEDGRVLAIGGWLEERLR; encoded by the coding sequence ATGGACCTTCTGAGCGCCCTCCAAGCCCTAAGGACGGGGGAGAAGACCCCCTTGGACCTCCTGGAAGAGGCCTTGGAGCGGGCCCGGGCCTACCAAGACCGGAACGCCTTGGTCTACCTGGACGAGGAGGCCGCCCGGGCCGAGGCGGAGGCCCTCACGGAGGAGCTTAGGCGGGGCCAGGCGCGGGGCCCCCTGCACGGCATCCCCCTCACCGTGAAGGACCTCTTCCCCGTGAAGGGGATGCCCACCCGGGCCGGGACCCGGGCCCCCCTCCCTCCCCTGCCCGAGGAGGCGGCGGCGGTCAAAAGGCTTCGGGAAGCGGGGGCCCTCCTCTTCGCCAAGGCCAACATGCACGAGATCGCCCTGGGCATCACCGGGGAGATCACCGCCACGGGGCCGGTGCTTAACGCCCTGGACCCGGGCCGCCAGGCGGGAGGGAGCAGCAGCGGGAGCGCGGTGGCGGTGGCCCTGGGCATCGGCCTCGCCTCCTTGGGCTCGGACACCGGGGGGTCCATCCGCATCCCTGCGGCCTTCAACGGGGTGGTGGGGTTCAAGCCCTCCTACGGGCGGGTGAGCCTGGAAGGGGCGCTTCCCCTCTCCCGCTCCACCGACCACGCGGGGCCCATCGCCCGGTCAGTGCGGGACGCCCACCTCCTCACGGAGATCCTGGCCGGGGAGAGCATCCCCCTCGAGGCCCCGCAAAACCCCACCTTCGGCGTGCCGGTGGACTTCCTGGAAGGGAGGCTGGGCCGGGAGGTGCGAAAGGCCTTCCAAAGGCTTCTGGAGGACCTTCCCCGCCTCCGGGCCGAGGTGCGGGAGGTATCCTTGCCCCTTTCCGGGGCCTACGAGGTCTACACCCGGCTCGTCCGGTACGAGGCGGCGAGGATCCACGAGAAGGCCCTCAAAGAGGCCCCGGACCTCTTCTCCCCCCCGGTGCGGGAGGCCCTCCTGGCGGGCCTTACCCTCACGGAGAAGGAGTACCGGGACGCGGTGGCCGAGCGGGAGACGCTGCGCCTGGAGCTCATGAAGGCCCTACGGGGGGTGGACGCCCTCCTCCTGCCCGCCCAGCCCCTCCCCGCCCCGCCCCTGGGCACGGAGGAGGTGGAGCTCGAGTCGGGCAGGAAGAGCCACCGGGAGGCCTTCATCACCCTCACCCTGCCCTTCAGCCTCCTGGGGGTGCCCACTTTGGCCCTCCCCTTCGCCCGGGTGGAGGGGCTCCCCGTGGGCCTTCAGGTGGTGGGCCCCTACGCGGAGGACGGGCGGGTCTTGGCCATTGGGGGATGGCTGGAGGAGAGGCTCCGGTAA
- a CDS encoding aminotransferase class I/II-fold pyridoxal phosphate-dependent enzyme yields the protein MSSRVPPPSVFLEMDRAKREAKEKGLPLLDLSIGSTDLPPPKAPLEALQEALADPSTYGYCLKTCTLPFLKRAVAWFRERFGLELDPASEALALIGSQEGLAHLLLALTEPGETLLLPEVAYPSYLGAARVASLRVQFIPLGEDLLPDLTQIPSEALRQARVLLLNYPNNPTGRVAPRAFLEEALAFAEAHGLWLVHDNPYVDQVFEGQAESALALAGKGARVVELFSLSKSYNLAGFRLGFALGHREAIRALEAVKGVVDFNQYAGILRMGVAALNTPREVLRSYAKTYARRAQALYEALKEALWMRPPEGTMYLWGRLPKGVDDLAFAQRLALSTGLILAPGQGFGPGGRGYVRLALVRPEEDLFRAAQILKTFLEAYD from the coding sequence ATGAGTAGCCGCGTCCCCCCGCCCTCCGTCTTCCTGGAGATGGACCGGGCCAAGCGGGAGGCCAAGGAGAAGGGCCTCCCCCTCCTGGACCTCTCCATCGGCTCCACCGACCTCCCGCCCCCCAAGGCCCCCCTCGAGGCCCTCCAGGAGGCCCTCGCCGACCCCTCCACCTACGGCTACTGCCTGAAGACCTGCACCCTGCCCTTCCTAAAGAGGGCGGTGGCCTGGTTCCGCGAGCGGTTCGGCCTGGAGCTGGACCCCGCCTCCGAGGCCCTCGCCCTAATCGGAAGCCAGGAGGGGCTCGCCCACCTCCTCCTGGCCCTGACCGAGCCCGGCGAGACCCTCCTCCTTCCCGAGGTGGCCTACCCCAGCTACCTGGGCGCGGCCCGGGTGGCCTCTCTAAGGGTCCAGTTCATCCCCCTAGGGGAGGACCTCCTCCCGGACCTCACCCAGATCCCCTCGGAGGCCCTCCGGCAGGCCCGCGTCCTCCTCCTCAACTACCCCAACAACCCCACGGGCCGGGTCGCCCCCCGCGCCTTCTTGGAGGAGGCCCTGGCCTTCGCCGAGGCGCACGGCCTCTGGCTCGTCCACGACAACCCCTACGTGGACCAGGTCTTTGAGGGGCAGGCGGAGAGCGCCCTGGCCCTGGCGGGCAAGGGGGCCAGGGTGGTGGAGCTCTTCTCCCTCTCCAAGAGCTACAACCTGGCGGGCTTCCGCCTGGGCTTCGCCCTGGGCCACCGGGAGGCCATCCGGGCCCTCGAGGCGGTCAAGGGGGTGGTGGACTTCAACCAGTACGCGGGGATCCTCCGCATGGGCGTGGCCGCCCTGAACACGCCCCGGGAGGTCCTGAGATCCTACGCCAAGACCTACGCCCGGCGGGCCCAGGCCCTTTACGAGGCCCTGAAGGAGGCCCTTTGGATGCGCCCCCCCGAGGGGACGATGTACCTCTGGGGCCGCCTGCCGAAAGGGGTGGACGACCTCGCCTTCGCCCAGCGCCTGGCCCTTTCCACCGGCCTCATCCTCGCCCCGGGCCAGGGGTTCGGCCCCGGGGGCCGGGGGTACGTGCGCCTGGCCCTGGTCCGGCCCGAGGAGGACCTCTTCCGGGCCGCCCAGATCCTGAAGACCTTCTTGGAGGCGTATGATTGA
- a CDS encoding GNAT family N-acetyltransferase: protein MWTFPERLEGRFVRLEPLALAHAPLFLAAYEEEVYRYMSYRPEPSLEGMERHLRALLEEPGRVNWLIRLGEEAAGRISVIAPAPEHGRLELGTLIFRPFWGSPANLEAKLLLMAHAFEVLGAERVQFKVDARNLRSQRALEKLGAVREGVLRRHRRVGQEWRDDVFYSVLKEEWPGVRERIWARLASF, encoded by the coding sequence ATGTGGACCTTCCCCGAGCGCCTCGAGGGGCGTTTCGTCCGCCTCGAGCCCCTGGCCCTGGCCCATGCCCCCCTCTTCCTCGCCGCCTACGAGGAGGAGGTCTACCGCTACATGTCCTACCGCCCCGAGCCGAGCCTGGAGGGGATGGAGCGCCACCTGAGGGCCCTTTTGGAGGAGCCCGGCCGGGTGAACTGGCTCATCCGCCTGGGAGAGGAGGCCGCGGGCCGTATCTCGGTCATCGCCCCCGCCCCGGAGCACGGCCGGCTGGAGCTCGGCACCCTGATCTTCAGGCCCTTCTGGGGGAGCCCCGCCAACCTCGAGGCCAAGCTCCTCCTCATGGCCCACGCCTTTGAGGTCCTGGGGGCGGAGCGGGTCCAGTTCAAGGTGGATGCCCGCAACCTGAGGAGCCAGAGGGCCCTGGAGAAGCTGGGGGCGGTGCGCGAGGGGGTCTTGCGGCGACACCGCCGGGTGGGGCAGGAGTGGCGGGACGACGTCTTCTACAGCGTCCTCAAGGAGGAGTGGCCCGGGGTGCGGGAGAGGATATGGGCGAGGCTCGCGAGCTTCTAG
- a CDS encoding MogA/MoaB family molybdenum cofactor biosynthesis protein — MFRVGILTVSDKGARGEREDTTHLAIREVLKGGPFEVVAYEIVPDEPPQIKKVLRIWADRERLDLILTNGGTGLAPRDQTPEATREVLDREAPGLAELMRLKGLAKTPMAALSRGVAGVRGKTLILNLPGSPKGARDSLEAVLPVLPHALSLITGRPWKEGHHE, encoded by the coding sequence ATGTTCCGGGTAGGCATCCTGACCGTGTCGGACAAGGGGGCCCGGGGGGAGCGGGAGGACACCACCCACCTGGCCATCCGGGAGGTCCTGAAGGGAGGGCCCTTTGAGGTGGTGGCCTACGAGATCGTCCCCGACGAGCCGCCCCAGATCAAGAAGGTCCTCCGCATCTGGGCCGACCGGGAGAGGCTGGACCTCATCCTGACCAACGGGGGGACGGGGCTTGCCCCCAGGGACCAGACCCCCGAGGCCACCCGGGAGGTCCTGGACCGGGAGGCCCCGGGCCTGGCCGAGCTCATGCGCCTCAAGGGTCTGGCGAAAACCCCCATGGCCGCCCTCTCCCGGGGGGTGGCGGGGGTGCGGGGGAAGACCCTGATCCTCAACCTCCCGGGAAGCCCCAAGGGGGCCCGGGACTCCCTCGAGGCCGTCCTCCCCGTCCTGCCCCACGCCCTGAGCCTGATCACCGGGAGGCCCTGGAAGGAGGGGCACCATGAGTAG
- a CDS encoding ribonuclease HII: MEGAGVLEAPFWARGLRVAGVDEAGRGAWAGPLVVGAVILPVLPSASNPLGAYPFRDSKALSPGARKRLAEEVKRVALAWGIGVAEVEEVDRLGVLEATHLAAARALAGLEAEALVTDYLFLKTPLPILSPPRAEEQSPSVAAASILAKVHRDLLMEELDRLYPGYGFARHKGYGTREHQEALRLLGPSPVHRKSFRPVAQGLLLSPD; encoded by the coding sequence GTGGAGGGTGCGGGCGTCCTGGAGGCCCCCTTCTGGGCGCGGGGCCTCCGGGTGGCGGGAGTGGACGAAGCAGGCCGGGGGGCCTGGGCGGGGCCTTTGGTGGTGGGGGCGGTGATCCTTCCTGTGTTGCCTTCGGCAAGCAACCCCCTGGGGGCCTACCCTTTCCGGGACTCCAAGGCCCTTTCCCCGGGGGCGCGGAAGAGGCTGGCGGAGGAGGTGAAGCGGGTGGCCTTGGCCTGGGGCATAGGGGTGGCGGAGGTGGAGGAGGTGGACCGGCTGGGGGTGCTCGAGGCCACCCATCTGGCGGCGGCGCGGGCCCTGGCGGGCCTCGAGGCGGAGGCCCTGGTCACCGACTACCTCTTCCTCAAGACCCCCCTTCCCATCCTCTCCCCCCCGAGGGCGGAGGAGCAAAGCCCCAGCGTGGCCGCGGCCAGCATCCTGGCCAAGGTCCACCGGGACCTGTTGATGGAGGAGCTGGACCGGCTTTACCCCGGCTACGGCTTCGCCCGGCACAAGGGGTACGGCACCCGGGAGCACCAGGAGGCCCTCCGGCTCCTCGGCCCCTCCCCCGTGCACCGGAAAAGCTTCCGCCCCGTGGCCCAGGGGCTTTTGTTAAGCCCGGATTAA
- a CDS encoding DMT family transporter, which translates to MSAYARGLLYLNLVTLLWGTTFVVVKDAVETLAPSALVFLRFLLAALFFLPWSRVQGGVLWAGLELAFWLLLGYATQAVGLQYTSASRSAFITALNVVLVPLLLSLVGRRPGRLWVAALLAFLGVGLLSYDPRQPPLNAGDAWTLATALTYALYILRLEVHAKLYPPLPLTAVQLWGTALLALLWMGLERPSLERVPWGAVVYLGLIATALTTWLQTLGQGRVPALQAAVIYTMEPVWATLFAWALLGERIGLMGAVGGALVLLATLWAQIPTGPLRRRD; encoded by the coding sequence ATGTCGGCCTACGCGCGGGGGCTTCTTTACCTGAACCTGGTCACCCTGCTCTGGGGCACCACCTTCGTGGTGGTCAAGGACGCGGTGGAGACCCTGGCCCCTTCGGCCCTAGTCTTTTTGCGCTTCCTTCTGGCGGCCCTCTTCTTCCTCCCCTGGAGCCGGGTCCAGGGGGGGGTCCTCTGGGCGGGGCTGGAGCTCGCCTTCTGGCTCCTTCTGGGCTACGCCACCCAGGCCGTCGGCCTCCAGTACACCTCCGCCAGCCGGAGCGCCTTCATCACCGCCCTCAACGTGGTCCTGGTCCCCCTCCTCCTAAGCCTGGTGGGGCGGAGGCCGGGAAGGCTCTGGGTGGCCGCCCTCCTGGCCTTTCTGGGGGTGGGCCTCCTCTCCTACGACCCCCGCCAGCCCCCCCTCAACGCCGGGGACGCCTGGACGCTGGCCACCGCCCTCACCTACGCCCTCTACATCCTCCGCCTCGAGGTCCATGCCAAGCTCTACCCCCCCCTGCCCCTCACCGCCGTCCAGCTCTGGGGCACCGCCCTTTTGGCCCTCCTCTGGATGGGGCTGGAACGGCCGAGCCTGGAGCGCGTCCCCTGGGGGGCGGTGGTCTACCTGGGCCTCATCGCCACCGCCCTCACCACCTGGCTCCAGACCCTGGGCCAAGGCCGGGTGCCCGCGCTACAGGCCGCGGTGATCTACACCATGGAGCCCGTCTGGGCCACCCTCTTCGCCTGGGCCCTTTTGGGCGAGCGGATTGGGCTCATGGGGGCGGTGGGCGGGGCGCTCGTCCTCTTGGCCACCTTGTGGGCCCAGATCCCCACGGGACCCCTCAGGCGTAGGGATTAG
- a CDS encoding molybdopterin oxidoreductase family protein, producing the protein MRARATCPLDCPDACSLLLTLEEGRLVRVEGDPAHPITRGFACKKTYRYPERAQKRLLYPLRRVGRKGEGRFVQVSWEEALDEIAQRLMEVLDREGGEAVLPYHYAGTMGLVENQHPLAFFRAIGASELLETICATAGGAAWEMTYGARVGPDPEEIPGNARYILLWGINSLATHSHLTPFLKEARHRGAKVVHIDPYANATSRFADEHIRLRPGTDAALAYALAHVLFREGLVDRAYLQEAALGLEEFEEAARAWPPKRASALTGVPEEVILRLARELGEAKRVFLRVGYGMTRHPGGGNSLRAVVLLPALLGSWRYPGCGALLSTSGAFPLNKRFLGGRHLLEGHPPKGYFRPNPKARAINMNQLGTALTELSPPIRALFVFNSNPLVVAPNTARVKEGLSREDLFTVVLEQVMTETARYADFVLPATLFYEHPDLYTSYGHYYLSWNEPLSPPEGEARPNTWVFRELARRLGLEEPTLYWTAEEVAQSLLDTDHPYLQGITLERLKREGFVRLNLPRPFLPFAQGPVRFSPPPEVIPTHPEPGYPLILLTPPAKSFLNTTYGPVEALKEAEGGEPRLLVHPLDAEPRGLTEGVYAVIRSRWGQVVRRVHLTEAPIPGTVVLEGTWWEGDAPDGRGINHLTSEKLTDLGGGSTFHATAVEVEPIRFAQ; encoded by the coding sequence ATGCGCGCTCGAGCCACCTGCCCCCTGGACTGCCCAGACGCCTGCAGCCTCCTCCTCACCCTGGAGGAGGGAAGGCTGGTCCGGGTGGAGGGCGACCCCGCCCACCCCATCACCCGGGGCTTCGCCTGCAAGAAGACCTACCGCTACCCCGAAAGGGCCCAGAAGAGGCTCCTCTACCCCTTGCGCCGGGTGGGGCGGAAGGGCGAGGGGAGGTTCGTCCAGGTTTCCTGGGAGGAGGCCCTGGACGAGATCGCCCAAAGGCTCATGGAGGTCCTGGACCGGGAGGGAGGCGAGGCCGTCCTCCCCTACCACTACGCGGGCACCATGGGCCTGGTGGAGAACCAGCACCCCCTGGCCTTCTTCCGGGCCATCGGGGCCTCGGAGCTCCTGGAGACCATCTGCGCTACCGCGGGAGGCGCCGCCTGGGAGATGACCTACGGGGCGCGGGTGGGCCCGGACCCCGAGGAGATCCCGGGAAACGCCCGCTACATCCTCCTCTGGGGGATCAACAGCCTGGCCACCCACAGCCACCTCACCCCCTTCCTCAAGGAGGCCCGGCACCGGGGGGCCAAGGTGGTCCACATAGACCCTTACGCCAACGCCACCAGCCGCTTCGCCGACGAGCACATCCGGCTCCGCCCCGGGACCGACGCCGCCTTGGCCTACGCCCTGGCCCACGTCCTCTTCCGGGAGGGCCTGGTGGACCGGGCGTACCTACAGGAGGCGGCCCTCGGCCTGGAGGAGTTTGAGGAGGCCGCCCGGGCCTGGCCTCCAAAGCGGGCGAGCGCCCTCACCGGGGTGCCGGAGGAGGTTATCCTTCGCCTGGCCCGGGAGCTGGGGGAGGCGAAGCGGGTCTTCCTCCGGGTGGGCTACGGCATGACCCGCCACCCGGGGGGCGGGAACAGCCTCCGGGCGGTGGTCCTCCTCCCCGCCCTTTTGGGGAGCTGGCGCTACCCGGGGTGCGGGGCCCTCCTCTCCACCAGCGGGGCCTTTCCCCTGAACAAGCGTTTCCTCGGGGGGCGGCACCTTCTGGAAGGCCACCCCCCAAAGGGCTACTTCCGCCCGAACCCCAAGGCCAGGGCCATCAACATGAACCAGCTCGGCACCGCCCTCACCGAGCTTTCCCCGCCCATCCGGGCCCTCTTCGTCTTCAACTCCAACCCCCTGGTGGTGGCGCCCAACACCGCCCGGGTGAAGGAGGGGCTTTCCCGGGAGGACCTCTTCACCGTGGTCCTGGAGCAGGTGATGACCGAGACCGCCCGCTACGCCGACTTCGTCCTGCCGGCCACCCTCTTCTACGAGCACCCGGACCTCTACACCAGCTACGGCCACTACTACCTCTCCTGGAACGAGCCCCTAAGCCCCCCGGAAGGGGAGGCCCGCCCCAACACCTGGGTCTTCCGCGAGCTCGCGAGGAGGCTGGGCCTGGAGGAGCCCACTCTGTACTGGACGGCGGAGGAGGTGGCGCAAAGCCTCCTGGATACCGACCACCCCTACCTCCAGGGCATCACCCTGGAAAGGCTCAAGCGGGAGGGCTTCGTCCGGCTCAACCTTCCCCGGCCCTTCCTCCCCTTCGCCCAAGGCCCCGTGCGCTTCAGCCCGCCCCCCGAGGTCATCCCCACGCACCCCGAGCCCGGCTACCCCTTGATCCTCCTCACCCCCCCGGCGAAGAGCTTCCTGAACACCACCTACGGCCCGGTGGAGGCCCTCAAGGAGGCGGAGGGGGGCGAGCCCCGCCTCCTGGTCCATCCCCTGGACGCAGAGCCCCGGGGGCTCACCGAAGGGGTGTACGCGGTCATCCGGTCCCGCTGGGGCCAGGTGGTGCGCAGGGTCCACCTCACCGAGGCCCCCATCCCGGGAACGGTGGTCCTGGAAGGGACCTGGTGGGAGGGGGACGCCCCGGACGGCCGGGGCATTAATCACCTCACCAGCGAGAAGCTTACCGACCTGGGCGGGGGAAGCACCTTTCACGCCACGGCGGTGGAGGTGGAGCCCATCCGGTTTGCGCAATAA
- a CDS encoding SLC13 family permease has protein sequence MGEARELLALLVLFLTYLGLGVGYLPGYRMNRAGIALVGAASLILLGVLDLEAAWRALDPNTLVFLFGVMVLNAQLGYAGFFPWATLGLLRLARSPFALLVLLTYGAGALSAFFLNDTMALLLTPLVLELTRALRLPPLPYLLALAGATNLGSVATLTGNPQNILVGALSGIPYLDFARALAPVALLGLALQVGLLALLFPETRSLAPLPPLAPFRFRLHRGMLAKGLGVAGLLFLAFLLGYPLAQGALVAAGVVLFTRRLRSERFFLRVDWELLVMFGGLFMVTEGVRALSLLDPLRPLAGTPLGLLLTAVLLSNLVSNVPAVLLLAPLVEDQKGWLLLAGASTLAGNLTLLGSVANLIVAEAARRAGERVSFWDHLRFGLPLTLLSLGVLYLFLF, from the coding sequence ATGGGCGAGGCTCGCGAGCTTCTAGCCCTTCTCGTCCTTTTCCTCACCTATTTGGGCCTGGGGGTGGGGTACCTGCCCGGCTACCGGATGAACCGGGCGGGCATCGCCCTGGTGGGGGCGGCCTCTTTGATCCTCCTGGGGGTTTTGGACCTCGAGGCCGCCTGGCGGGCCCTGGACCCCAACACCCTGGTCTTCCTCTTCGGCGTGATGGTCCTGAACGCCCAGCTGGGCTACGCGGGCTTCTTCCCCTGGGCCACCTTGGGCCTTTTGCGCCTGGCCCGAAGCCCCTTCGCCCTCCTCGTCCTCCTCACCTATGGGGCCGGGGCGCTTTCCGCCTTCTTCCTAAACGACACCATGGCCCTCCTCCTCACCCCTTTGGTCCTGGAGCTCACCCGCGCCCTGCGCCTCCCTCCCCTCCCCTACCTCCTGGCCTTGGCGGGGGCCACCAACCTGGGCTCGGTGGCCACCCTGACCGGGAACCCCCAGAACATCCTGGTGGGGGCGCTCTCCGGCATCCCCTACCTGGACTTCGCCCGGGCCCTAGCCCCCGTGGCCCTTCTGGGCCTGGCCCTCCAGGTGGGCCTCCTCGCCCTCCTCTTCCCCGAGACCCGAAGCCTCGCCCCCTTGCCGCCCCTCGCCCCTTTCCGCTTCCGCCTCCACCGGGGGATGCTGGCCAAGGGCCTGGGGGTGGCCGGCCTGCTTTTTTTGGCCTTCCTCCTAGGTTATCCCCTGGCCCAGGGGGCGCTGGTGGCGGCGGGGGTGGTCCTCTTCACCCGGAGGCTTCGCTCGGAGCGCTTCTTCCTCCGGGTGGACTGGGAGCTTCTGGTGATGTTCGGCGGCCTCTTCATGGTGACCGAGGGGGTGAGGGCCCTGAGCCTTCTGGACCCCTTGCGGCCCCTGGCGGGGACCCCTTTGGGCCTCCTCCTGACGGCCGTCCTCCTCTCCAACCTGGTCTCCAACGTGCCCGCCGTCCTGCTTCTCGCCCCCTTGGTGGAGGACCAAAAGGGCTGGCTTCTCCTGGCCGGGGCCAGCACCCTGGCGGGGAACCTGACCCTGCTCGGCTCGGTGGCCAACCTGATCGTGGCCGAGGCCGCCCGCCGGGCGGGGGAGCGGGTCTCCTTCTGGGACCACCTCCGCTTCGGCCTGCCCCTCACCCTGCTTTCCCTAGGGGTCTTGTACCTCTTCCTGTTTTGA
- the moaA gene encoding GTP 3',8-cyclase MoaA: MKLLDNYGRLLKDVRISVTPRCNLHCLYCHPMGLEMRDPPGTVSVEDVGHFLEAAALLGLSAVRFTGGEPLVRKELPQMIERARLTEGIEDVAITTNGLLFARRAKELVSAGLSRVNISIDAITPEVFRALTRGGEVGRVWEAIETALELGLHPVKLNAVVIRGMNELEAVPLARLTLDRPLHMRFIEYMHLDNSDPEEYKRRFVPGRETRARIEEVFGPLEPVPHDPSSPARVYRIPGALGTVGFINPVTEPFCASCSRLRLTSDKKLRPCLLTDLEMDIAWAFGAENPVEALVDAILIATNRKPAFGNTLPTLRERVMVGIGG; encoded by the coding sequence ATGAAGCTTCTGGATAACTATGGGCGCCTGCTCAAGGACGTGCGCATATCGGTAACGCCCAGGTGCAACCTGCACTGCCTCTACTGCCACCCCATGGGCCTCGAGATGCGGGACCCCCCGGGGACGGTGAGCGTGGAGGACGTGGGCCACTTCCTCGAGGCCGCCGCCCTTCTGGGGCTTTCCGCCGTCCGGTTCACGGGGGGAGAGCCCCTGGTGCGCAAGGAGCTTCCCCAGATGATCGAGCGGGCCCGCCTCACCGAGGGGATAGAGGACGTGGCCATCACCACCAACGGCCTCCTGTTCGCCCGGCGGGCCAAGGAGCTGGTCTCGGCGGGGCTCAGCCGGGTCAACATCTCCATTGACGCCATCACCCCGGAGGTCTTCCGGGCCCTCACCCGGGGCGGGGAGGTGGGGCGGGTCTGGGAGGCCATAGAGACGGCCTTGGAGCTGGGGCTTCACCCGGTGAAGCTGAACGCGGTGGTCATCCGGGGGATGAACGAGCTCGAGGCCGTCCCCCTGGCCCGGCTCACCCTGGACCGGCCCTTGCACATGCGCTTCATAGAGTACATGCACCTGGACAACTCCGACCCCGAGGAGTACAAGCGGCGCTTCGTCCCCGGCCGGGAGACCCGGGCCCGCATAGAGGAGGTCTTCGGCCCCCTGGAGCCCGTCCCCCACGACCCTTCCTCCCCGGCCCGGGTGTACCGCATCCCCGGGGCCTTGGGTACGGTGGGCTTCATCAACCCGGTGACCGAGCCCTTCTGCGCGAGTTGCTCCCGGCTTCGCCTGACTTCGGACAAGAAGCTCCGCCCCTGCCTCCTCACCGACTTGGAGATGGACATCGCCTGGGCTTTTGGGGCAGAGAACCCGGTGGAGGCCCTGGTGGACGCCATCCTCATCGCCACCAACCGCAAGCCCGCCTTCGGGAACACCCTTCCCACCCTGCGGGAGCGGGTCATGGTGGGGATCGGCGGCTAA
- a CDS encoding DUF4384 domain-containing protein, whose translation MRGLWLLLVLLSGCTLTFQPGGLRVTYRLDLEPVIYRFEPDRGPGGVYYVGEEVRFLLTLARPGYLALVAVDPDGRTYEFDRVYLPAGTHLLPNRPVRYTLTPPRGLYRVRAVYTEAPAPARVRLEGVYTDWDARVRVYLEASGGRLYDLAETYFYLR comes from the coding sequence ATGCGGGGGCTCTGGCTTCTCCTCGTCCTCCTTTCCGGCTGCACCCTGACCTTCCAGCCTGGGGGGCTCCGCGTCACCTACCGGCTGGACCTCGAGCCCGTCATCTACCGCTTTGAGCCCGACCGGGGGCCAGGTGGGGTCTACTACGTGGGGGAGGAGGTGCGCTTCCTCCTGACCCTGGCCCGGCCCGGTTACCTGGCCCTGGTGGCCGTGGACCCGGACGGCCGCACCTACGAGTTTGACCGGGTCTACCTGCCCGCCGGCACCCACCTCCTGCCCAACCGGCCCGTGCGCTACACCCTCACGCCCCCCCGGGGGCTTTACCGGGTGCGGGCGGTCTACACCGAGGCCCCCGCCCCGGCCCGGGTCCGGCTGGAAGGGGTCTACACCGACTGGGACGCCCGGGTGCGGGTCTACCTCGAGGCCTCGGGGGGCCGCCTTTACGACCTGGCCGAGACCTACTTCTACCTGCGCTGA
- a CDS encoding polyprenyl synthetase family protein, whose protein sequence is MAPEALRQALRAFLMERLEALPEREGYRALLLDYPRRGGKALRGLLTLYSALAHGAPLERALPVAAALELFQNWVLIHDDIEDGSLERRGEPALHHKYPMPLALNAGDALHAEMWGLLLGEDRRVLEEFYQIVRRTAFGQHLDLAWTLSGRFVAPEEYLEMVRNKAAYYTAVAPLRLGALLAGREPDGAYERGGEALGVAFQIVDDLLNLTAPPAYGKEKAGDLWEGKRTLILAYFLEEAAPEEKERLLRLLSLPRPQKPQEEVEWLHRRLLQSRALERARREAERLKEEGMALLRPALEALPNPEAARALLGVLEALVERQA, encoded by the coding sequence ATGGCACCGGAGGCTTTGCGCCAGGCCCTGCGGGCCTTTCTTATGGAGCGCCTCGAGGCCCTGCCCGAACGGGAGGGGTACCGGGCCCTCCTTTTGGACTACCCCCGGCGGGGGGGAAAGGCCCTCCGGGGCCTCCTCACCCTCTACAGCGCCCTGGCCCACGGCGCACCCCTGGAGAGGGCCCTGCCCGTGGCAGCGGCCTTGGAGCTTTTCCAGAACTGGGTCCTAATCCACGACGACATAGAGGACGGCTCCCTGGAAAGGCGGGGGGAGCCGGCCCTCCACCACAAGTACCCCATGCCCCTGGCCCTGAACGCGGGGGACGCGCTGCACGCGGAGATGTGGGGCCTCCTTTTGGGGGAGGACCGGAGGGTCTTGGAGGAGTTCTACCAGATCGTCCGGCGCACCGCCTTCGGCCAGCACCTGGACCTGGCCTGGACCCTCTCGGGCCGGTTCGTGGCCCCGGAAGAGTACCTGGAGATGGTCCGGAACAAGGCCGCCTACTACACCGCCGTCGCCCCTTTGCGCCTGGGGGCCCTCCTGGCCGGCCGGGAGCCGGACGGGGCCTACGAGAGGGGAGGGGAGGCCCTGGGGGTGGCCTTCCAGATCGTGGACGACCTCCTGAACCTCACCGCCCCCCCGGCCTATGGGAAGGAGAAGGCGGGGGACCTCTGGGAGGGGAAGCGGACCCTGATCCTGGCGTACTTCCTCGAGGAGGCCGCGCCGGAGGAAAAGGAGCGCCTCCTTCGCCTCCTTTCCCTGCCCCGGCCCCAGAAGCCCCAAGAAGAGGTGGAGTGGCTCCACCGCCGCCTCCTCCAAAGCCGGGCCCTGGAGCGGGCCCGCCGGGAGGCAGAGCGGCTCAAGGAGGAGGGGATGGCCCTTTTGCGGCCGGCCCTCGAGGCCCTGCCCAACCCCGAGGCGGCCCGGGCCCTTTTGGGGGTCCTCGAGGCCCTGGTGGAACGTCAGGCATAA